One genomic window of Dermacentor andersoni chromosome 8, qqDerAnde1_hic_scaffold, whole genome shotgun sequence includes the following:
- the LOC126525587 gene encoding uncharacterized protein, whose translation MASAIAQTVFGYGSSLDWRPTTFVSPFPSTRLCSICGLVPPATATLPCRHLICQPCLDCLSHDTCKRKRCPLDKELFLEEDVVWSTHSNDNVMDRRVRCWNAANGCDAEDNASAMLDHFTNTCRFHAVKCPTCGGNVLHRRFANHLESGCVPTSCGNVQTLSENFANAFVEVKDALRKISDENASLHTSINSFEERLRSQRDRAMALQATNVNDALTTAIERIRETCRASLADHLRQVSAERGRQQYENRQTMQVLLTGEFNRNMASLKAQIKQAFAEGYGHTSDDSASSSASCVASGITKEINQFVKDLSKRPTLTGEDASRVLKLLAAAALGDKNNALVENPSPRFWVIDDWNDFCPESSGRGRQKRRDRFGSPYYLRGHLVVPRLCFYPRTDDVQYRPYIIKGLYDEFLDEPEEASNVRFVHPSDSSRYLEFTGNFSWVRPDHYFECMGSEVLYIGYNSRSIEVLTLEDDGFIADDSAELEIYHS comes from the coding sequence ATGGCTTCAGCCATCGCACAAACAGTATTTGGCTATGGTAGCAGCCTCGACTGGCGGCCTACTACTTTTGTGAGCCCGTTTCCGTCGACCAGACTGTGCAGCATTTGCGGACTGGTACCCCCAGCGACGGCGACGCTGCCTTGCCGTCACCTGATTTGTCAACCGTGTCTCGACTGCCTCAGCCACGACACTTGTAAAAGGAAGCGCTGCCCTCTTGACAAAGAGCTGTTTCTAGAGGAAGACGTGGTATGGTCAACGCACAGCAATGACAATGTCATGGACCGCCGGGTACGCTGCTGGAATGCGGCCAACGGTTGCGACGCTGAGGACAATGCTTCTGCCATGTTGGATCATTTCACGAACACCTGCCGATTCCACGCTGTGAAGTGTCCCACATGCGGCGGCAACGTACTGCACCGTCGCTTTGCTAATCACCTTGAGTCGGGCTGCGTTCCTACGTCCTGCGGCAACGTGCAGACACTGAGCGAAAACTTTGCCAACGCGTTCGTGGAAGTGAAAGACGCGCTGAGGAAGATCTCGGATGAGAATGCATCGCTACACACTAGTATTAACTCGTTCGAAGAGCGCCTCCGCTCCCAGAGAGACCGTGCGATGGCGTTGCAGGCTACGAATGTCAATGATGCCCTGACAACCGCTATTGAACGGATCAGAGAGACTTGTCGGGCGTCGCTCGCCGACCATTTGCGCCAAGTGTCCGCAGAACGCGGGCGTCAGCAGTATGAGAACCGACAAACCATGCAAGTGCTCCTAACCGGCGAATTCAACAGGAACATGGCGTCATTGAAAGCCCAGATAAAGCAAGCATTTGCTGAAGGGTATGGTCATACTAGTGATGATTCTGCCTCCAGCTCGGCCAGCTGCGTGGCTTCCGGCATAACCAAAGAGATTAACCAGTTCGTGAAGGACCTCTCTAAGCGGCCGACACTTACGGGAGAAGACGCGTCCAGGGTCCTCAAGTTATTGGCTGCTGCTGCCCTTGGTGACAAGAACAATGCTCTAGTGGAAAATCCATCACCACGCTTTTGGGTAATAGATGACTGGAATGACTTCTGCCCCGAGTCTAGCGGCCGAGGTCGCCAAAAGCGTCGAGATAGGTTCGGCAGTCCATACTACTTACGTGGACACCTGGTGGTCCCACGTTTGTGCTTTTACCCACGCACCGATGATGTTCAGTATCGTCCCTACATAATCAAGGGTTTATACGATGAGTTCTTGGACGAGCCCGAGGAAGCATCGAATGTGCGCTTTGTTCATCCCTCAGATTCTTCTAGATACTTGGAATTTACTGGCAACTTCAGTTGGGTCAGGCCGGATCACTACTTTGAGTGTATGGGCAGTGAAGTGCTGTACATAGGGTACAACTCAAGGTCCATAGAAGTCTTGACATTGGAAGATGATGGCTTCATAGCTGATGACTCAGCTGAGCTTGAAATATACCACTCTTGA